Part of the Candidatus Micrarchaeota archaeon genome, TCAAAACCGTTATCGGCGGCGTTGGTGTGTTAACCGTATTTGTAGCCGGTACGTTTGTTCTTTACAACGTTGTTGAAAGGGATAAGGGTATTGTAGGAAGTATTGTTGATTCTTTTATAACCGTGAAGGAGCATATCAGAGAGGTGCTCTCTTTCTGGGTGATTTGGTTAGTTGTGTTCTCTTTGATAGCCCTGATAACCGAAGTTCTTCCTGAATCGGGTGACCTATGGACATACGTATTCAAATCCATAGTTCTCATTGCGGTTACCGTGGTCGAGTATCTTATAATCTTTCCTGTGTTTTTGCTGAGTTATAGAGTACTGTCGGATGAGGTCTACCTGAAAAACCTCCGACCCGGAACATCTGGACGGATTGCGAGACCCAAAACTGCGAGACCCAAAACCAAACCAAAGCGTTCTCCATCCAAAAGGAAGGTCAGTAAACGGAAAACAAGAGGAAAGAGTAAAAGGAAAATGTAGAAGTGTGAAATATTTATAGGGTTTTTTCACATAAAAAATCTCTTTTTAAATGTTTGTGAATATATAATTCACAAGTGTGTGACTTGTTCACAACCGATCGAACCGCAACAAAATGAAAGTTTGAGGTGATACAGAATGATGGAGGTAAACGATACGAATTTCGAAAAGGAGGTCATCGAACGTTCCAAAGAGATCCCTGTGATAGTGGATTTTTGGGCGCCTTGGTGTATGCCGTGCAGGATTCTATCCCCCATACTTGAGAAGTTGGAGAAGGAATACAAGGATAGGGTTGTTCTTGCGGCTTTGAATGTTGATGAGAATCCGGTTACAGCAACCCTCTACAGTATTCGGAGCATACCATCGGTGAAGATATTTGTGGACGGTAAGGTTAAGGATGGGTTTATAGGTGCATTACCCGAGCCCGCGGTACGTCAATGGTTGGAAAAGAACCTTAAATAAACCTTATTAATGAGGAGGAATGCATAATCGCAGGTCTTGATTCCTTTTGCTTTTTTTGTCTTTTGCTTTGTATTTGCCTGTCGTTTGTGACTGTAACTTTAAAATTGTGAGAGGTGGTTTGTGTGGTAGAAATGTCTCCGTTTGAACATGCAAAACAACTTGTTGAGGAGATAGGGTCGAAAATCGGGCTTACTGATAGAGAGAAACAACTGTTACTCACGCATGAAAAAATAGCGCATAAACGGATCGTTGTAAAGGGTAATGTGTACCATGCATGGCGTATAGTGCACAGTACCGCTCTAGGACCGTCAAAAGGAGGAATACGTTATCATCCGAACGTCAACGAGGAAGAGGTTAAGGCGTTGTCCTTTTGGATGAGTGTTAAGAACGCTGTGTCCGGGTTACCCTACGGTGGTGCGAAGGGCGGTATAAAGTTTGACCCGCGCGAAGTTGATGAGGAAACGTTGGAGATGATCAGTCGCGAATATGTGCGTGCGTTCCATGAGATGTTCGGAGCAGATAAGGATATCCCTGCACCGGATGTTTATACAAATCCTAAGGTCATGGGTTGGATGTTGGACGAATACGAAAAAATAACCGGACGCAAGACGCCTGCTATGATCACCGGAAAACCTGTGGCTCTGGGTGGGATTAAACTCCGTGGTACATCAACCGCTAAAGGCGGGTTCATCATGTTGGAAGAACTTGTACATCGCGAAAACCTAGACAGACCCAAGATGACCGTTGCTGTCCAAGGGTTCGGTAACGCGGGAAGTAATTTTGCAAGGTTGTGTGCAGATGCAGGCATCAAGGTGGTGGCGGTAAGTGACAGCAAAGGCGGTATCTACGATGCTGACGGGTTAAACGTATCAGGTGTGTTCGAGGCAAAGACAACGAGCGGTTCGGTAACGAACTACGATAAAGGTGTAAAGATATCTAACGATGACCTGATCAAACTCGACGTTGATGTGTTGGTACTGGCCGCTTTGGAAGGTGTCATCCGCAAAGATAACGTGAACGGTGTCAAAGCCAAATACATCATCGAACTTGCCAACGGTCCGATTACTCCTGAAGCAGATAGAATACTTGTTGAAAAAGGTGTTACTGTATTGCCCGATGTGATCGCCAATTCGGGCGGTGTTGTAGGCAGTTACCTTGAATGGGTCCAAGGCAGGTCTGGTTTCTTCTACGATGATGCGGAATTGGAAGAGAGGTTCTCTAGACGGATGAAACAAACCTTTGATAACGTCTACGGATACGCGAAAGAGCATGAAACAGACCTACGAACCGCCGCATACGCTATCGCGATGCGGCGGATAATCGATGCGGAGCGCGCCCGCGGCGCGCTCCGCAGTTAACGAACCGGAACGGAAATCCGGGAACGATATCGGAAGAAGGGTGGTGGTAAATGTTAACCTTTGCATGTAAGAAGATAGACCTTGAAGATATCGTCCGTTGTTCTTTTGACCTTAATAAGACGGAATACAAAGTGATGATGTACCTGCTTAAACACAGCCGTAGGAAGTACAGGGTTACGGAAGTTGCTAAAGGAATATCGTTAACCAGGACATCGGTGCAGAAG contains:
- a CDS encoding MarR family transcriptional regulator is translated as MLTFACKKIDLEDIVRCSFDLNKTEYKVMMYLLKHSRRKYRVTEVAKGISLTRTSVQKAIKRLVDRGLVIRFQKNLPGGGYTYVYQIEDKKRIMQRMKDIVTSWYHNVIKAIDTF
- a CDS encoding Glu/Leu/Phe/Val dehydrogenase, which translates into the protein MVEMSPFEHAKQLVEEIGSKIGLTDREKQLLLTHEKIAHKRIVVKGNVYHAWRIVHSTALGPSKGGIRYHPNVNEEEVKALSFWMSVKNAVSGLPYGGAKGGIKFDPREVDEETLEMISREYVRAFHEMFGADKDIPAPDVYTNPKVMGWMLDEYEKITGRKTPAMITGKPVALGGIKLRGTSTAKGGFIMLEELVHRENLDRPKMTVAVQGFGNAGSNFARLCADAGIKVVAVSDSKGGIYDADGLNVSGVFEAKTTSGSVTNYDKGVKISNDDLIKLDVDVLVLAALEGVIRKDNVNGVKAKYIIELANGPITPEADRILVEKGVTVLPDVIANSGGVVGSYLEWVQGRSGFFYDDAELEERFSRRMKQTFDNVYGYAKEHETDLRTAAYAIAMRRIIDAERARGALRS
- the trxA gene encoding thioredoxin, whose amino-acid sequence is MEVNDTNFEKEVIERSKEIPVIVDFWAPWCMPCRILSPILEKLEKEYKDRVVLAALNVDENPVTATLYSIRSIPSVKIFVDGKVKDGFIGALPEPAVRQWLEKNLK